One Leopardus geoffroyi isolate Oge1 chromosome B1, O.geoffroyi_Oge1_pat1.0, whole genome shotgun sequence DNA window includes the following coding sequences:
- the SPATA18 gene encoding mitochondria-eating protein isoform X4 translates to MLKSLQAQEESRHKNLEHRSPEHWSVDSRSSEPRTSEQRKLGQRVLDKRSTEHRTEVISDYEKQLQTLKDEIAVLSAEKSVLQGRSVRSRTPSPAPRSRSRSRSRSRPASPSTAVAKVRSPSPNRAKASSVARKAALLSRFSDAYSQARLDAQCLLRRCIDKAETVQRIIYVATVEAFHVAKMAFRHFKIRVRKSLTPSYAGCSNFEDAVSDYIICHLDLYDSQSSVNDVIRAMNVNPKISFPPEVDFCLLSDFIQEICCIAFAMQTLDPPLDIAFGADGEIFNDCKYRRSYDSDFTAPLVFYHVWPALMENDCVIMKGEAVTKRGAFWNSVRPVSRCRSRSLSPICPRSHIGLSTVSRSRSPSPIRCGLPRF, encoded by the exons GCTTAAATCTCTTCAGGCCCAGGAGGAAAGCCGCCACAAAAACTTAGAACACAGAAGCCCAGAGCACTGGAGTGTGGACTCCAGAAGCTCGGAGCCCAGGACCTCAGAGCAGAGGAAGTTGGGGCAGCGGGTCCTGGACAAGAGGAGCACAGAACACCGGACCGAAGTGATATCCGATTATGAGAAACAGCTTCAGACGCTGAAGGACGAGATAGCGGTTTTGTCCGCTGAAAAATCTGTACTCCAAGGAAG GTCGGTCCGGAGCCgcactcccagccctgccccgcgcagccgcagccgcagccgcagccgcagccgcccCGCCAGCCCCTCCACCGCAGTGGCCAAGGTCAGGAGCCCATCGCCGAACCGTGCCAAAGCGTCCAGCGTGGCGCGCAAGGCTGCCCTCCTGTCCCGGTTCAGCGACGCCTATTCCCAGGCCCGCCTGGATGCACAGTGCTTGCTTCGACGCTGCATCGACAAAGCTGAGACGGTGCAGCGGATCATCTACGTCGCCACCGTG GAGGCATTCCACGTCGCTAAAATGGCATTCAGACACTTCAAGATCCGTGTGAGGAAATCGCTGACACCATCTTATGCAGGGTGCAGTAACTTTGAGGATGCCGTCTCGGATTATATCATTTGTCATCTGGATCTCTATGATTCGCAAAGCAGTGTTAAC gACGTGATCCGAGCCATGAATGTCAATCCCAAGATTTCATTTCCTCCTGAAGTTGACTTTTGCCTCCTCAGCGACTTCATCCAGGAGATATGTTGCATTGCTTTTGCAATGCAGACTTTAGACCCACCCCTAGATATTGCATTTGGGGCTGATGGAGAAATTTTTAATGATTGCAA GTACCGTCGCAGCTATGACTCCGATTTCACTGCTCCCTTGGTCTTCTATCACGTGTGGCCTGCTCTCATGGAGAATGACTGTGTCATTATGAAGGGAGAAGCTGTCACCAAGAGAGGGGCCTTT tggaaTTCAGTGCGACCTGTAAGTCGATGTCGAAGCAGGAGTTTAAGTCCCATCTGCCCCCGTAGCCATATTGGTTTAAGCACG